The genomic DNA AGCAAGGCGTGGCATTCTAAACCTTAGCCGTTTTCAAACATCTCCAATTTTTGTCCTCAGATTAAATAAAACCCAAAAGTCAACATAAAAAAGTTTTCTGAATTTATATATCTCATAACCGCATTTTTTAAATAATGTTTCGACATCATGTTTCTTAATTCTACCGTCACCTATTTCCCAGCAATGGTCAGGGTCAATCCATATCTTTCTTTTTATAAATCTGCGGTAAAATGCACCCGGACTTAAAAATCCTGTTGGTAGAGTAAAAACATGCGGTTTATTTGTAGGTGTCATAAATAAAAAATTAGTACGGCGGTGTGGAATTGTAATAATTGCTATCCCTTTATTTTTTAAGTATGAATAAATATTTTTTAAACTTCTCTCTAAGTCGGAAAATGGCATATGTTCAAGAATATCAGCGGCAATTACGCATTCAAATTTACACTTCAATCTATCTTGGTAAATTCGCACATCGTTTACGATGTCAGGCTGAAGATTTTTGTTGACATCCATCACCATATAATTTTTAACAATGGGTTTGAGGCAATTTTTTACCATCCCACTCCCGACTCCGATTTCCAGAACATTATCTGGTGTAAAGTCAATCACTTCTTTGATGATGTAAAAATACCGAAACCAATCAACAAAATCAAGTTTCTCTAAAAAATGTCGTTGTTCAACTTCAAATTGCAAATTAAATTTTTTCTCATGTTCCATATTACTTTTTTGCCACAATCCAGGTAACAATTGGATAGTGTTTCTCATTATAATTGGCAATTATATTTTTTATACTGAACCGGCTTGCTGGAATATTTATACTTCTAAACCGCTCACCCATAAAACAGATAAGAATTGCCACACGATTTCCCCAACCTTCACACTGCATTACTTCTGAAAAATTACGGCAGAGATACTTTAATGCGTCTGGAGAAAAACGATAGAAGTCTTTTGGGGCAACATGTATATAGTTCATAAAGCAGGTTGTATGTATCACCATACCATCCTCTTTTAATACTCTGTATGATTCATCTATTGCTTTCTGAGGATTTTCAAGGTGTTCTATTACCTGGTCACTTATTACATAATTAAAACTATTTTCAGCAAAAGGCAAATTCTGCATATCTATTTCCGGGTACTCTGTTTCTATAATTTCACTTCTTTCTTTATCGATTAATGGATAGAAATTAGTTATACTACTTATGCCTAAAATTTTTCCCCTTATCGGTTCTTTAAGACATTCTGATATTCTCTTGTACATTTTATATCGCGTTAAGCTCATGGTGCTCCTTAGTTATTCTGCTCAAGACAATGGAAAATTTCTTTGCCGCTTCATAATAACTATATTTTTTGACTTCATTTAACCTGCCGTAATAAAAAACTTTGCCACTTTGCTTATATTCCTTATAAAAATTTAAAAGAGCATCTGTAATATTCTCAACTGTGGGGGCAAAAACGCCTGTTTTTGTCTTAAGGAGTATTTTTTCTATCTCATCACCAACAAACCCTCCGCTGGCAAGAAT from bacterium includes the following:
- a CDS encoding methyltransferase domain-containing protein, which gives rise to MEHEKKFNLQFEVEQRHFLEKLDFVDWFRYFYIIKEVIDFTPDNVLEIGVGSGMVKNCLKPIVKNYMVMDVNKNLQPDIVNDVRIYQDRLKCKFECVIAADILEHMPFSDLERSLKNIYSYLKNKGIAIITIPHRRTNFLFMTPTNKPHVFTLPTGFLSPGAFYRRFIKRKIWIDPDHCWEIGDGRIKKHDVETLFKKCGYEIYKFRKLFYVDFWVLFNLRTKIGDV
- a CDS encoding class I SAM-dependent methyltransferase, which translates into the protein MSLTRYKMYKRISECLKEPIRGKILGISSITNFYPLIDKERSEIIETEYPEIDMQNLPFAENSFNYVISDQVIEHLENPQKAIDESYRVLKEDGMVIHTTCFMNYIHVAPKDFYRFSPDALKYLCRNFSEVMQCEGWGNRVAILICFMGERFRSINIPASRFSIKNIIANYNEKHYPIVTWIVAKK